A genomic region of Ochotona princeps isolate mOchPri1 chromosome 17, mOchPri1.hap1, whole genome shotgun sequence contains the following coding sequences:
- the GLTPD2 gene encoding LOW QUALITY PROTEIN: glycolipid transfer protein domain-containing protein 2 (The sequence of the model RefSeq protein was modified relative to this genomic sequence to represent the inferred CDS: inserted 2 bases in 2 codons; substituted 1 base at 1 genomic stop codon) yields the protein MGVVLPPPDVRRWSRCAIPLAAFALLLLCFGARISSMLGTKAGAGSARSRESQDPRWHPPCLDPEGMLGRMMRPFRASLNVEGDVVLSQYLAGWRALLRLLTPLGSVFTFATSEAISKVTALEAQVHGPDAAHYTSLGAMVAWEQQAGVLQRRGTAPRDSSGASGLQTLLLPHRALRXSQLCLHRAATGTXGRPDVGAQXGDAYGAALAPHHPWLIRQAARLAFLALPGRGRLLELACPGAGEAEARAALVRAARTLEDVYSRTQGLLAERGLLLLA from the exons ATGGGGGTCGTGTTGCCACCTCCTGATGTCCGGCGCTGGTCCCGCTGTGCCATCCCTCTCGCGGCCTTTGCACTGCTGTTGCTTTGCTTTGGTGCTCGGATATCCA gtatgctGGGGACtaaggcaggggctgggagcgCCAG ATCCCGCGAGAGTCAGGACCCCAGGTGGCATCCTCCGTGTCTGGACCCTGAGGGGATGCTGGGGCGCATGATGCGACCGTTCCGTGCCAGTCTGAACGTCGAAGGGGACGTGGTCTTGTCGCAGTACTTGGCTGGCTGGAGGGCACTGCTCAG GCTCCTAACTCCCCTCGGCTCCGTCTTCACCTTCGCCACGAGCGAAGCCATCAGCAAGGTGACAGCCCTGGAAGCTCAGGTACACGGCCCGGACGCCGCGCACTACACGTCGCTGGGGGCCATGGTGGCTTGGGAGCAGCAGGCGGGAGTGCTGCAGCGGCGGGGAACAGCACCCCGAGACTCATCCGGGGCCTCAGGCTTGCAAACACTGCTCCTGCCGCACCGCGCACTGC TGTCCCAGCTCTGTCTCCACCGCGCGGCCACCGGCA CGGGGAGGCCGGACGTCGGCGCGCAGTGAGGTGATGCCTATGGCGCAGCCCTGGCCCCTCACCACCCTTGGCTCATCCGTCAGGCCGCCCGCCTCGCGTTCCTCGCCCTCCCAGGTCGTGGCCGTTTGCTCGAGCTGGCCTGTCCCGGGGCTGGAGAGGCAGAGGCGCGGGCCGCGCTGGTCCGAGCCGCCAGGACCCTGGAGGACGTCTACAGCCGCACCCAGGGCCTGCTGGCCGAGCGCGGTCTGCTGCTGTTGGCCTGA